One window of Medicago truncatula cultivar Jemalong A17 chromosome 2, MtrunA17r5.0-ANR, whole genome shotgun sequence genomic DNA carries:
- the LOC120578384 gene encoding elongation factor G, mitochondrial — protein MVKSYFKLIFEGVIRKGDFITNVNTDKTFEVPHLFRKCNDVFKVIEEANAGEIVAVFNAPGFTDGLVSYTMTSIDVSESVSRDSDVQGKGDAYLPFVKVYGGKGRLVLMKSISGLLKR, from the exons ATGGTTAAATCTTACTTCAAATT AATCTTTGAGGGCGTCATTCGGAAGGGGGATTTTATTACAAACGTTAACACTGACAAGACGTTTGAG GTTCCTCATTTGTTTCGGAAGTGTAATGATGTGTTTAAG GTAATTGAAGAGGCTAATGCTGGGGAAATAGTTGCTGTCTTTAATGCACCAG gCTTTACTGATGGGTTAGTAAGTTATACAATGACTTCCATTGATGTTTCTGAGTCGGTCTCAAGAGATTCTGACGTGCAA GGTAAAGGCGATGCGTATTTACCATTTGTCAAGGTTTATGGAGGCAAAGGACGATTGGTATTGATGAAAAGTATCTCTGGATTACTCAAACGTTAA